The genomic stretch TAAAATCTGATATACCCTGATGGAAATTTTCTTCTTAAGAAGATATCCTCCGGATTTCCTGTTCCTGATTAGAAACTCTTTCCATTTTGTTTTAATATTCCTATTCATAATAGTACACCCACCTTGAAGTAATTGCGGAAAATATCGCAATAATCAGGATAACTGCTGCAAAATAGATCCATGCCATGGCAGAACTGAAGCCATAATCCATTTTCTGTACCATGGTATCGCTTATCTTCGTCATAACATCACTATCTGTCTTCATAAAGAAATCCACAATGGTATATATAACATTAACAAGGATAACGGAGCTTACCATAGGCAGTGTTATCTTCCAGAAACTCTCCCATGCCGTACATCCCTCAATAGTGGCGGCTTCATACATACTTTTTGATATGGTTTGCAGACCGGACAGGAAGATAATTATCTGTATACCGGAGGCAATAACAACATCATAGACATTGTTAACAATGTCATAAACAACATTCAGGAAACGTTCTCCAAAACCACTGTTGGATAAAATTTTCTCCAACACAGCTGTTATGTCAGAGGTTTGTGTATTATTGCTGATGTATTCCTGCATTCCGGATAAAAGGCTGTTATTATATTCAAGTCCCACTAAAACACCGGAGGAAAGTATAACCGGCAGGAAGAATACGGCACGTACCAGACCTCTTCCCTTAAAAGCCTGATTCAACAATAACGCCATAAAAAAGCTTACAATTAATGTTGTCGGTACCTGTACTGCCATTTTCGTTAATTCATCCGTCAGCATTCTGGTAAATTCAGGATCTACCAGAAGTGCTTTCTTGATATTGCTCAACCCTGTAAACTCCAGTACAAACCCGCCGTTTCCGATACCTACAATTACATTACTGAAGGTCATACGGAAGGATTCAATAAGAGGTATAATCATAAAGGCAACAAAGCCTATAATAAAAGGCAGTATGAACAAATAACCCGTTCTGGCTTTTCTAGCCTGCAAATCCTTATGTTTTTTTCCTGCCATTAGCTTACCTCCTCTCAACCAAGTAATCACTGGCCGGTACCTTAAGGGTACCGTTTACATACTCGGTATTGTTATAATTAACATAGACATTGGTTCCATCTTCGTAAGTAGTAACATAAACGCCTTCACTCAGCTGCCTATGCTCTGTAATATATTGGTTAAAGCAATGTCCTAATTCTTTCTCATAACGGTTATATATTTCAAGAGCCTTAGCCTTCCACCTGTCATAATCAGCGCCAAACAGGAAGGTATAATTGGAATTTTGCAGAGCAGTCGCTTCTTCCTTCATAAAGGTAAAGGATAAACCTGCACCGGCTTCTGCGCTTTTAAGCAACAGCTGCTGAAAATCCCCTGAGACATTTAAGGAAACTCCGGTATAGTCCACAAGTCCATGTATCGCCATCGTATAGAAAGGTACTGTGTAATCAATGATCTGATATCTTCCACCAGTCAGGTCCATATCTGTAATGAAATCTGCATAAGGAAGTGTATAAGCATTACCTCCCTTTAACATAAGATTCGTACCGGCTGAGGTTATCTCTTCCATAGCCTTGACCTGGAGTTCCATGGATTTTTCTCTGTTGATTAGTTTTTTGGGATTATAATCTGCACTTAAGCGGTATCCGGTATCCGCCAATGCCATACCGGTATCCTCAGAGGCATCTGCTATGTAATTTGCAAGATTATGCATGTACTGTACGATCAGCTGAGGTTTCAAGAGGTAATAAGGATCCTTTAATTCATCCTCCCCATAATAAATCGGTGAAAAATCGTACAGCTTTACTACTTCCCTGCTGGCATACTTTGCAGCATCCTTATTAGCAGAGAAACCATCAAACAAACCATCTTCATAAGCATATGCCACTGCACCTTCAAGATACACCGGTACTTCCATAGAAGATGCGCTATTTAAGAATTTCCTGAAGCTGCCTTTACTGCCTAATGCACCAATTCGATCGATGGATTCTGCTGAAGTCTGCTTGATACCTCCATTCATCCAGCCTCTGTAGCGAACCGACAGATTTTTTACTCCCTCTGCTTTCAGTTCCTCAATCATACTTGTTGCTTCTTTGTATTTGGTCAAAGGCACGGGTACGGAAACCGGAAATCCCAAACGTTGTTTTACCTGATCCACAGCACCTATCAGTGTAACATTTACCGGTGTTGATTCTTCCGTCTTCTTTGTCATGTCAGGGTTTTTCTTCATCAGATAGTCCCTATAGGATTTTGCCATATCGGAGTAGGTATCTGTTTCGAGAAAACGATACCGCTGACTGATCTTACCCTCCGGTTTTTTTGCTTCATAAACCATGACAGATTTATCCGTTTTTGCAGACACACTCAGAGAAGCATAATGAAGTGTCACATAGGAGGCTCCCGCAAAATTGTAGCTGTGGTTTCTTCCACTGACATCAGCCTCGATGGAAGCCAACGTCTGATAATCCTCCAGAATGCAGAGCATGGAGCTTCCATTCTTTGAAATACCAAATACGGGGAATGCTGCTCTGTTTTCCGTTATCAAGGAATCTCTTGGAACCGCACTGTCGATACCGTAAATTTCCGTATAATAACTGTTCTGTGCTTTCTTGCCGTTGTTGAAGTCAATAATACCGCCATTTCCTTCGGGTACCAGGATAAAACCTTTATCCTCACTGCTGCCTGCACCAAGATAGGGTAATACCTTAACTTTGGTTAAAGGATAGTTCTTCTTCCAGCCCATATTCTCAAAGGGCAGATCCACAATAAGATCTCCATCTTGCAGACGATATACCACCGTTACGTTAAAATAGGGTTTCTCAGTGGAACCTGTAGCAGAATATCTGGCCTCATCCTCCTCATAATCCTCCCTGGTATAGCCTACCTGGGCGAAGAGTTCTTCAATTTTGACCTTGAGATATTCCTGTGTGCCATCTCTTAACACATAAACATTCTCTGTCTCTAGATCCGGGTATTTTGCCAGCAGTTCTGCTTTGTTATCCGTAGCCCGAAGATTATTGATGTCAATCTTACGGTAATAGGTATTTACTTTTTTCTGTGAACTGCTGTCCATCTGGTTCAGAAATTCATTCATTCTGGATTCCGGCGCTGCTGCAGGAAGCAGATATGCTTTCTGGATATCACCAATGGTATAATTGACCTTGATATAGTCTTCCCCCTGCTCTATGGAGTAGAGTTTTTTCTGTATACTATAGGAAAAATTATCAAAGATAGTTGTAATTCCAGTTTCATTGGTATATTCAATGAGCAACGTGGATTGTAGGTATTTCAGGTTCTGTGCATTTGCTTGTGTATCCTCTGCTCCGTTTTCAGGATTAGAATCCCATACCGTATTATTTTGCTTATCCATTACCTGAAAATAGGTATTTTCACCATTTAAGGTAAACTTGAGCTTTTCATCCTCCAGCGTATAGGTCTTGCTTTCCTCTCCATAGGAATAGGTGTCCATAGACTGCTCTTCTTCCTCTGTCTTGCTGCAGGCAGAGAAGGTCAGGGCCCAGACCAGTATCATGCCCATTAATATTAAACGTTTCATTTTCAGCCCTCCTTATCAGTAAAATCGGAATATAATTTCTTTGTACAAAGAAATAAAATATGCCGCCGCATCTGTTACCAAGCTGAAAAACAAAAGGAAAATAAATATGATCAATATCATACCCAGAACGGTAGCCGCAATGGTTATTAGTGTTTTCCCCAGCGTATAATCGTGTATCATCATTACTGCGCTAATTATAAGCATACCGCACCAGATCTCTGAAAAGATGAGAATATAGGAATAAAATGCTCCTTCTTCCACTGTCATCAGATTACTGATAAATATCATCGGAAACTGTATCAATACATAAGGAGTAAGAGCATAGCCGATCCCCATATGAATCTGTTTCATGGTACCTTTTCCGTCAAAAAGAGTGGTCAGCGCCCAATTTGCCACACAGGCCAATACAATGGGAATCAGAAATCCCAGTAAGATCTCAATAAGATTGACGTGCTCCCATATGACCTTCATGAATAAAAAGCTGGTAAACTGCAGTCTGAAAACCCGGGTAAGCATTGCCATTGCAATAATAATATTTGCGGCTGCAACAGACCCTCTGTTTTCATGGGTCAGGTCCCAAAACCCATCCAGTGGATGTGTAATCACATACAGGGAATAACGCAGGGTTTTAGCCGTATGCTGAAAATCAAACCGTTTTAGAAATGCGGCTGTCTTCATTCTTCCTCTACCTCCCTTTTTATTTTTTTCACAAAACCGATGAGGGAGGGAAGTATGATTATGGTAAAGAATATGCCCACAATCCACCCGATTTTCTCTTCGATCCATTGTTTCCGATATAGCTGGAAAGCTTTCGAATAATTTTCTTCGTCATATTTAAGCTTGAAATATTCCATGGCTTTTTTGTAGTTCCCTTGTCTTAACAGGGAACGGCCGATACCGATATAGGCCAGATCATAATTGCCGTTTTGAGTAAGTACCTCTTCCCAATAAGCAGCGGAAGTATCGTAATTTCCACGTTTGTATTCCATCAGTGCATCATTGATCAGCTGTCCGTATTGTGTAAGACTAAACACCGTAATACTTACGTTTCCGGAATCCAGGACCAGCAGATTGTTTTCCATATGCTCCAGTGCTGTGGGATAATTGAAATATCCCAGTCTGTTACCCAAGCTGCCGAAGGCATAAAGCAGGTTTCCCTGAAAATCGTATCCAAAAATCCTTCCTCTTGTCCTGTCAATTACGAAGTAGGTATCATTGTCCATGGCCGTTGCATCGATGAATTTGGACGCTCCGGATACCCCCGCAGCATTTCCCCACATCAGGTCTCCAATAGGGGGATACTCTCCGTTTCTTACCAATATATCAGTCCCCATGGCGTTGAGCTTACGAATAGGTTTTGCCTTATCGTTCTGCAATTCCCTTTCCTTAAAGACTGAAGTGGTACAATAAATAAATTCATCCTTATCCAGCGCCAGATTATTATATTCCGTAGGAACGAAGGTTTCCATCTGCGCTCTCTGCTCTTTGGTGGCAAATCTCTTCCAGATATAATCAATCATATTGAATTTAACTTCATTGGCTCCGATAAATCCGGAGAATTCACCTGTGTTTTTATATTCTACAAATCCCTTGTTATAATTCTTCACTAAAACCACTGCTCTGCCGGAGCTGTCTACCACAACTTTTTGAGGATAGAAGCTGGATTCCTGGTCAACGGTTTCATCTGCCGGACGAACCAGTTCTTTCACCAGCTCCCGGTTGGCATTCAAATGAACGACTCTCTGATTCTCCGTATCACAGATAAAGAATTCTCCCTTACCGGTAACAAAAATATCCATAGGCCCTGAAAAGGTTTTGATATCCGTCTCACCGGTAAATTCTGTTATAACTTCCTTAAGCCGGTAATCTCCGCCTGCTTTTTCAATCACTACGATCCGGTTATTTCCGGTGTCACAGACATATATCAGATTATCACGGACAAACAATCCCTGGGGGTTTAAGAAATCACCAATTCCCAATTTATCTCCCGTTATGGAAGTATTTGCTTCGTAAGCGTCCGGGGATTCCCTGTTCAGTCCCCACCAATCATATGTATAGGTATAATGTGTATCCTCTGCCAGTGCGGGTACAGACGGAAACAACATAATCACCATAAAGCAGAGAAGCACCAGCAAAATACATTTTCTCTTCATTGTTTCCTCCTTAATCTTTGATGCCGGAGCTTGCCATGGTCTCGATAACATTGCTCTCTACTACGATAAAGGTCGTAATGGGTACAATCATCATAACCAGTGTAACCGCTGCTCCAACACCTGCTCTTGCAATTCCTCCGCTTACTATCTGCTGAAGTGCATAAGGTAAAGTCTTTAGTTCTTCGGAATAGATAAAATTGGAGGCCTTTATGTTCCAGAGCCCCTGTACAGATAAAATCATCAGGGTCAACCAGGCCGGTCTTACCATAGGCATTACAATTGCTCCAAAGATGGACCACTCTTTCGCACCATCAATTTTCGCAGCTTCCAGCAGCGCATCGGGAATACCCTCCATATACTGTTTCATAAGAAAGAGTCCCATAGGAGAAGCCAGGGCAGGAATTATAACCGCCCAGGGAGAATCCACCAACCCGATCTTAGACATTACCAGATAATTAGGGATTGCTGTAACGTAACCGTTGAACATCAGGGCCGTCACGACGATACTGAAAAATACCCTGCTGCCAGGAAATCGATACTTTGCCAGTACATAGGCACCCATGGAAGAGATAATGATATGTCCGGCAGTACCCAGAACCGTTATAAAAAAGGTATTGAACAGGTACCTGGAAAAGGGTACCCAGGATTTGTTCATTATAACGAACAGATCCTGAAAATTGTCCATAGTGGGATTCTGCACAAACAGCCTTGGCGGATAGACAAAGATCTCATCCAGCGGCTTAAAAGCACTGTTTATTGCATAAACCAGAGGGAAGGCCATAAAAAGCCCGAAGAGTACCAGTACGAAATAAATACCGAAATCCCCTCCCTTGGAACGATTAGGTTTTCGTTTAAGATGTTTTTTCATAATCATAGCCCTTTTCTCCGTTATTCATGGTATTAAGTTCCTACTCTTCTAAGCATAGCCTGAATCATTTTATTGCAAAGGATCATTACTATGAAAAGCAGTGTGGCAATTGCTGATGCATAACCCATTTCAAATCGGATGGAACCGTAATCCACAAGGTGCGTTACCACCGTCTGGGTAGCATAATCCGTACTCGGGAATCCCGTAAGCGCAATGGGTACATCCGCCACACCAAAGGACTGGGTAATTGTCATTACAGCTCCGAACATCAACATGGGTTTCATACCGGGAAGGGTTATATACCATAATTCCTGCCAACGGTTCTTAACTCCATCAATATAACCAGCTTCATACTGTGCCTTGTCGATACCCTGGAGACCGGCAACAAAAGCCAGGAATCCAGTTCCAAGACTCATCCAGAGACTTACGATGATAACTACCATCATCATATACTGGGGGTTGGTAAGCCACAGGATAGGGCCGCTGATAAATCCCAGTTCCATCAAAAAGGAATTGATGTAACCATAGGCATCGCCGGAGAACATGATTGCCCAGATCAAATATACCTGCCCGGATATGGTCGGAGCATAAAAGATTACAATCGCAAAAGCTCTTAGGTATCTGGGCAGCTCATTGATGAACCAGGCAAACAGAAACGCTGCCATGTAACCAATGGGGCCGGTAATCGCAGCCAGCAGGAAGGTGTTTTTTACAGCTGTTATAAATACATCATCTGCCAGCAGAAGGTTTATATAATTCTGGAGCCCAATGAATTTTGGGGTCTCCAGAATGTTGTAATACGTAAAGCTCAGAACAAGAGAAGTTATAACCGGTACTACATAGAACAGAATAAATAATATCGCATAGGGTGCCAGAAACAGGTAACAGGTCTTAGACTTTTTGGCCTGCTTCCAGGCTATGGACATATCTCTTTTCTTCTTTCTTAGATATTTCTTTATAAATGTTTTCAAATCTTATCCCCCTATCTGACAGTCAGGCCGAATTCAAGACGTTTTTTCTCAATTTCCTGATTAATGGTTGTCGTATAATCCAGAAGCGTTTCTCTTGGATCTTCATTCTTATTGAGAACCTTACGGATTGCATTGGTTATATGTCTCTGGGTATAATAGCCGCCGGCTACTTCCCTTAGTCCAACGGTCCACTGCCACTGTTCATCCAGTACATCCAGCTGACTCTTGCTCCAGGACAGCTGTTTAAAGGCTTCTACGTTGGCCGTTGCATATCTGGCTGAAGCTCCCATGACACTTTCCATCTCCTGACCAAAGCGCACCTGGGTATCTGCACTGACCCACCATTTCATGAATTCCCAGGAATTATTCTTTGTCACCTCGTCCTCCTGCTTCAACAGCATGGTACAAAGTCCGGTAGTATGACAGGAACGGTCTATGGAGCCGTCTTCTCTTACGGTTCCGGGAATAACTGTAAAATCCCAAAGTCCTCTGATTTCCGGTGCAAATACTACAAGTGTATTAAATGTATTGTAGTCTGCTATACCAATCGGCATCTGACCCGAACGGAACAGATTCGCGAAATCATAGATCGTCGGCAGTTTATACTGGGTAAACAGTTTTGTAAAAGTCTCAAAAGCTTTGGAACCCTGTTCTGAGTCTATCAGCGCTGTCTTGCCCTCTTCATCATAAATTACACCACCATTTTGGTAAAGCAAGGCAAAGAAGGTGGACAAATCCGGATTGGAGGAATTATTGAGTGTTCTCTCTGTTGAAGGAATGGCTACTGACATATTGTTCTGCTGTATGGTTGGCAGCATGGCTATCAGATCCTCCCAGGTATCCGGTACCTGAAGTTCCAGTTCCTCCAGAATATCCTTGCGGTAAAATAACACATTAAAATTCTGGGTCTCCGGCAGAGCATAGATTCCGCCTTCAAAACGGTAAGGTGCATAAGCACTGGGATAAAAATCCTTTAGAACCTCCTGGTAGTCTGTGAACTGACTGATATCCTCCACCGCACTACGAAGAGCATAATTCACGGGTTCTCCCTGGCCTGCCGATATTACCACATCCGGTCCTTTCCCGGCTATTATAGCATTTAACAACGTGCCAGCTTCCACCAGCTTAACATTGACCTTAATTCCTTTTTCCGGAGTAAAGGTATCATCAATCATTGCTTTTAATATTGTACTTTGATCACGACCGGACAGAATCCATACTTGAATGGCATCACTGTCCTTGTATACATCTCCTACCGCGTTGTAATCCGTAGTAAAGGAAGCATAGAAGGATTTCACTTCATGAACTGCTCTGCTGAAAAAGCTTTCTTTTACTTTATCCGGTTTCTCTTTTGTACCGGTTACGGTGATATAATCAATATCCAGAGGAGCCTCACTTAAGGTGAGTATGCTGGTACCCATGGCACTGATATTTAACTTAAAAGCTGCAAATCCTACGGGGATCTTCTCCGGTTTTTTCACAAAATCCTCCAGCTGTTTGGCCAGGGTCTGTATAGAAGCTACCTGATTTGCTTTTTCCCCGGAGTATGCAACGATGTCATCCACCATCTTGTATAGCCTTTTGCTTTCCAGATCCATGGACTCGATAATCTCCGGATATACCTTATCTATCTTATAATCTCTATACTTATCCGGCGTTGTTCCGGTCAGTACCAGGATCTTACGGTACATGCTGTTGAGTCTGTAAACAGAATCCTGCATTTCATTGAGAATATTACCCATGTCTCCCAGGGTAACTTCCATCCGAATCGTGTGTTTTCCTTTATCGAGGTAGAATTGATAAGCATTGTTTTGTGTATCTGAGAGAGTATAGGAATTCCATTTATTACTGTAACGGAAGCCTACCTGCTCCAAATCTTCAAAGGGAATATTACCATCTATGTAGACAGAGCGGTTGGAAACAAATCCCCTGTTATAGTTCTGTCTTGCTTTTAAGGTTATGTTATAGTACCCGTCCGAAGGTACTTCGAAATCCCATTCTATCCATTGTCCCGGCACTCTCCAGGCATTGCCGCCTATCATATTGAGCCTGATCTTCGATACACTGTAGGGCTGTGTAATGGGTGAAGACCGGTCATATAATGGATACAGAGAAGGCGAAGATCTCAGGGTGGATGCTTCTCCCTGAATTATCAGCTTATAGTTTAAGGCTTCCTCTGTTTCCGCTGTTCCGGCAATGTTTTCACTGTACTGTTCATAGGTAAGATCTTCTTTGATCCCCTCCAATGTTATGGATTTAATAACAGCCGGCTCATTTATAGCTTCAAGGCCGATGGTGTTCCTGCCTTTTTCTAAATAAAACTGATAGGGTTTAATGAAATAACCCAGATCATCCTTGAAGTAAGCTCCCGTCCAGGCCTGTTCATCCACCTGAGTGGGCCGGATGTCATTTCCCTGGTTATCTCTCTTTACCTCCTCTTCATTCTTCCATAGCCTGGTAAAGGATAAGGCATCTGCTCCAAGAAAAGGTAACTCCCCGTTGATGTAGAACTTTCTCTCTATATCAACACCACGGGCTTTCACCGTATAATACTCCATGAAGATCTGATACATTCCCGTCTCCGGAACATCAATCTGCCATTCCGTGTAGGAATTCTCACCGGTGTAAAG from Anaerocolumna sp. AGMB13020 encodes the following:
- a CDS encoding DUF5696 domain-containing protein — protein: MKRLILMGMILVWALTFSACSKTEEEEQSMDTYSYGEESKTYTLEDEKLKFTLNGENTYFQVMDKQNNTVWDSNPENGAEDTQANAQNLKYLQSTLLIEYTNETGITTIFDNFSYSIQKKLYSIEQGEDYIKVNYTIGDIQKAYLLPAAAPESRMNEFLNQMDSSSQKKVNTYYRKIDINNLRATDNKAELLAKYPDLETENVYVLRDGTQEYLKVKIEELFAQVGYTREDYEEDEARYSATGSTEKPYFNVTVVYRLQDGDLIVDLPFENMGWKKNYPLTKVKVLPYLGAGSSEDKGFILVPEGNGGIIDFNNGKKAQNSYYTEIYGIDSAVPRDSLITENRAAFPVFGISKNGSSMLCILEDYQTLASIEADVSGRNHSYNFAGASYVTLHYASLSVSAKTDKSVMVYEAKKPEGKISQRYRFLETDTYSDMAKSYRDYLMKKNPDMTKKTEESTPVNVTLIGAVDQVKQRLGFPVSVPVPLTKYKEATSMIEELKAEGVKNLSVRYRGWMNGGIKQTSAESIDRIGALGSKGSFRKFLNSASSMEVPVYLEGAVAYAYEDGLFDGFSANKDAAKYASREVVKLYDFSPIYYGEDELKDPYYLLKPQLIVQYMHNLANYIADASEDTGMALADTGYRLSADYNPKKLINREKSMELQVKAMEEITSAGTNLMLKGGNAYTLPYADFITDMDLTGGRYQIIDYTVPFYTMAIHGLVDYTGVSLNVSGDFQQLLLKSAEAGAGLSFTFMKEEATALQNSNYTFLFGADYDRWKAKALEIYNRYEKELGHCFNQYITEHRQLSEGVYVTTYEDGTNVYVNYNNTEYVNGTLKVPASDYLVERR
- a CDS encoding carbohydrate ABC transporter permease produces the protein MKTFIKKYLRKKKRDMSIAWKQAKKSKTCYLFLAPYAILFILFYVVPVITSLVLSFTYYNILETPKFIGLQNYINLLLADDVFITAVKNTFLLAAITGPIGYMAAFLFAWFINELPRYLRAFAIVIFYAPTISGQVYLIWAIMFSGDAYGYINSFLMELGFISGPILWLTNPQYMMMVVIIVSLWMSLGTGFLAFVAGLQGIDKAQYEAGYIDGVKNRWQELWYITLPGMKPMLMFGAVMTITQSFGVADVPIALTGFPSTDYATQTVVTHLVDYGSIRFEMGYASAIATLLFIVMILCNKMIQAMLRRVGT
- a CDS encoding carbohydrate ABC transporter permease, with product MAGKKHKDLQARKARTGYLFILPFIIGFVAFMIIPLIESFRMTFSNVIVGIGNGGFVLEFTGLSNIKKALLVDPEFTRMLTDELTKMAVQVPTTLIVSFFMALLLNQAFKGRGLVRAVFFLPVILSSGVLVGLEYNNSLLSGMQEYISNNTQTSDITAVLEKILSNSGFGERFLNVVYDIVNNVYDVVIASGIQIIIFLSGLQTISKSMYEAATIEGCTAWESFWKITLPMVSSVILVNVIYTIVDFFMKTDSDVMTKISDTMVQKMDYGFSSAMAWIYFAAVILIIAIFSAITSRWVYYYE
- a CDS encoding extracellular solute-binding protein produces the protein MSRKLKLVVGIVTACAVITAFFFFSRGKEDSFADKYSDTPNLDVDVGGIGRDNTYAKYLEAHSQAAYPEKEVEVAITDYTKGEDVEVLKDYEGEPEVLYTGENSYTEWQIDVPETGMYQIFMEYYTVKARGVDIERKFYINGELPFLGADALSFTRLWKNEEEVKRDNQGNDIRPTQVDEQAWTGAYFKDDLGYFIKPYQFYLEKGRNTIGLEAINEPAVIKSITLEGIKEDLTYEQYSENIAGTAETEEALNYKLIIQGEASTLRSSPSLYPLYDRSSPITQPYSVSKIRLNMIGGNAWRVPGQWIEWDFEVPSDGYYNITLKARQNYNRGFVSNRSVYIDGNIPFEDLEQVGFRYSNKWNSYTLSDTQNNAYQFYLDKGKHTIRMEVTLGDMGNILNEMQDSVYRLNSMYRKILVLTGTTPDKYRDYKIDKVYPEIIESMDLESKRLYKMVDDIVAYSGEKANQVASIQTLAKQLEDFVKKPEKIPVGFAAFKLNISAMGTSILTLSEAPLDIDYITVTGTKEKPDKVKESFFSRAVHEVKSFYASFTTDYNAVGDVYKDSDAIQVWILSGRDQSTILKAMIDDTFTPEKGIKVNVKLVEAGTLLNAIIAGKGPDVVISAGQGEPVNYALRSAVEDISQFTDYQEVLKDFYPSAYAPYRFEGGIYALPETQNFNVLFYRKDILEELELQVPDTWEDLIAMLPTIQQNNMSVAIPSTERTLNNSSNPDLSTFFALLYQNGGVIYDEEGKTALIDSEQGSKAFETFTKLFTQYKLPTIYDFANLFRSGQMPIGIADYNTFNTLVVFAPEIRGLWDFTVIPGTVREDGSIDRSCHTTGLCTMLLKQEDEVTKNNSWEFMKWWVSADTQVRFGQEMESVMGASARYATANVEAFKQLSWSKSQLDVLDEQWQWTVGLREVAGGYYTQRHITNAIRKVLNKNEDPRETLLDYTTTINQEIEKKRLEFGLTVR
- a CDS encoding carbohydrate ABC transporter permease — translated: MKKHLKRKPNRSKGGDFGIYFVLVLFGLFMAFPLVYAINSAFKPLDEIFVYPPRLFVQNPTMDNFQDLFVIMNKSWVPFSRYLFNTFFITVLGTAGHIIISSMGAYVLAKYRFPGSRVFFSIVVTALMFNGYVTAIPNYLVMSKIGLVDSPWAVIIPALASPMGLFLMKQYMEGIPDALLEAAKIDGAKEWSIFGAIVMPMVRPAWLTLMILSVQGLWNIKASNFIYSEELKTLPYALQQIVSGGIARAGVGAAVTLVMMIVPITTFIVVESNVIETMASSGIKD
- a CDS encoding YIP1 family protein, producing MKTAAFLKRFDFQHTAKTLRYSLYVITHPLDGFWDLTHENRGSVAAANIIIAMAMLTRVFRLQFTSFLFMKVIWEHVNLIEILLGFLIPIVLACVANWALTTLFDGKGTMKQIHMGIGYALTPYVLIQFPMIFISNLMTVEEGAFYSYILIFSEIWCGMLIISAVMMIHDYTLGKTLITIAATVLGMILIIFIFLLFFSLVTDAAAYFISLYKEIIFRFY